In the Blautia coccoides genome, AAGAACATAGAGAACTTTTGGAGGAGGCGGCACCGGGAAACCGTTTTGTGTATTCCTCCATCAAAGAGGTGAGCAGGGAGCAGGTGCAGGAAGCAGATATCATTCTGGGGAATGTCCCTGCAGATAAAATAGGGGCTTCCAAAAAACTGGAGTGGCTGCAGCTAAATTCTGCGGGAGCTGATGCCTATGCCGGAGAGGGTATTCTGGATAAGAATACAGTTGTCACAACATCCAACGGAGCTTACGGAAAAACAGTATCAGAGCATATGTTTGCCATGCTGCTGGCCATGCAGAAGAAACTGCATCTCTATCGTGACAGCCAGAACAAGCACATCTGGGACGAACACGGAACTGTGACATCCATTGCGGATTCCACGGTGCTTATCTTTGGAATGGGAGATATCGGCCGCCATTTCGCTAAAATGGCACATGCCCTGGGGGCTTATGTGATCGGTGTTAAGAAGAATCCCGGAAATTGTCCGGAGTTTATTGATGAGCCCCATCTGATGAAGGACTGCAGAGAACTGCTTCCCCATGCGGATGTGGTGGTTTCCTTTTTGCCAAGTACATCAGAGACAAGAGGTCTGTTCAACAAAGAGATGTTTCATCTCATGAAACCGGGTGCGTTCTTTTTAAACGGGGGACGCGGCGATGCAGTCTGTACAGAGGAACTCTGTGAGGTGCTGGATGAAGGACGTCTGGCCGGCGTGGCCTTGGATGTGACAAAGCCGGAGCCTCTTCCTGCAGACCACAGGCTTTGGGATTATCCCAATGTGTTTATAACGCCCCATATATCAGGCTTTTATCATCTTCCGGAAACTCTGGATAAGGTGGTGAATATCTGCACTGAGAATCTGAA is a window encoding:
- a CDS encoding D-2-hydroxyacid dehydrogenase — encoded protein: MKERTILVVIPVREEHRELLEEAAPGNRFVYSSIKEVSREQVQEADIILGNVPADKIGASKKLEWLQLNSAGADAYAGEGILDKNTVVTTSNGAYGKTVSEHMFAMLLAMQKKLHLYRDSQNKHIWDEHGTVTSIADSTVLIFGMGDIGRHFAKMAHALGAYVIGVKKNPGNCPEFIDEPHLMKDCRELLPHADVVVSFLPSTSETRGLFNKEMFHLMKPGAFFLNGGRGDAVCTEELCEVLDEGRLAGVALDVTKPEPLPADHRLWDYPNVFITPHISGFYHLPETLDKVVNICTENLKRYMQGQRLRNVMDFQAGYCSGNKK